From the Halomonas sp. MCCC 1A13316 genome, the window GTGAACAGCATCACGAAGATGAACGGCAGGTAGGCGACCTTCAGCGCGCCCCAGATATCGACCTTCATCACGGCGCTGAAGTCCGGCCAGGCGGCCAGGCCGCTCCATTCCACCACGACATCGCCGCCCCACAGCCGTCCCATGGGCGTCGCCAGCAGCGTGGTCAGGGCGATGCCCAGGATCAGCGCACCGTTGAAGCGCATGATCACCATAATGGCGGTGGCCATCATGCCGATGAAGAAGGTGATCAGCGAAGCGTCCATGTTGCCGAGCGTGACCAGGGTGGCGTCGCTGCCGACGATGAAACCGGCGTTCTTGAAGCCGATGAAGGTGATGAACAGGCCGATGCCGCAGGTGATGGCATAGCGCAGCGAAGGCGGAATGGCCTCGATGATCGCCTCGCGCACGTTGAACATGGCCAGGGTGGCGAACATCACCCCCGACCAGAACACGCAGCCTAGCGCCACCTCCCACGACAGCCCGGCGCCCAGCACTAAGGTATAGGTGAACAGCGCGTTCATGCCCATACCCGGCGCCACCAGGATCGGGTTGCGGGCGTACAGGCCCATCGCCAGGCTGCTCATGAAGCTGATCAGTACCGTCGCCGAGAGAGCGGCGGAGAAGGGGATGCCGGCATCGGAGAGAATCGCCGGATTGACCACAATGATGTACATCGAGGCCAGGAAGGTGGCGATACCTGCCAGTATCTCTGTCTTGACGCTTGAGCCGCGCCGGCTCGCGCCGAAGTAGGTGTCCAGCCAGTTGCCTTGTCCCGAGGCCCTCGCGGTGGACTGGTCTTCTGCTCTATCGGCCAGGGAGGAGGTCGGTTCCATAGCTTATGTCCATTGTTGTTGGAGATGTCGTCGAAGAAGCGTCGCAGGTGAATCATGACGTATCTGACCGTTTGGTCAGGTGCGTTCGGATACAGCCTAGACGTTATTTGACCGATTGGACAGGTGTGTTGCGACCAAGGTCTTACGCCGGCCGTTCAATTTTTCTTCCAAGTTCTTCCTGTCCCACCATGGATGCAATGCATAAGCACCATGGCCGCCTCGAAACGAGACGGCTTGGGTTCGAAAAGGTGCGGGGGCGGGCTGTCAGCGCCGGTGCTGGCAGCATCCGCTGGTCCAGGTTTCCAGTATGCTGCGGTCGTCGCCCAGCATCATCAGGGCGAACAGCCGCTCGCCGAGGGTTGTGCAACGGGCATGGCGGCGTGCCAGCAGCGGCGAGCCGTCGGGATCGATCACGACGAAGTCTGCCTCCATGCCGGGGGCGAAGCGGCCGATTTTTCCATTCAGCGATAGTGCCTTGGCGTTGCCCAAGGTGAGGCCGTAGAGGCCTTGCCAGGCGGTCAGCGGCTGGCCGCGCAACTGGCCCACCTGATAGGCGGCCTTGAGTGTGGCGAGGCCGGAGAGGTCGGTGCCGCCGCCCACATCGCTGGCGTAGGTGATGTTGAGGCCGACGTCTCGCGCCGCCAGGCGGTCGAACAGGCCGCTGCCGAGGAACATGTTGGAGCTGGGGCAGAAGGCCAGGTTGGCGCCGCGATCGGCGAGCCGTGTGCGCATGTCCTGGTCGAGGTGGATGCCGTGGGCAAAGGTGCTGCGCGGCCCGACCAGGCCGGACTGCTCGTAGACTTCGAGATAGTCGCGACTCTCGGGGAACAGCTCGGCGACCCAGTCGAGCTCGCCGGGGTTCTCGGAAAGGTGGGTCTGCAGCCACAGGCTCTCGTCGTTGCGCAGCAGGCCGCCGGTAGCGTCGAGCTGCTCGCGGGTGGAGGTCGGCGCGAAGCGCGGGGTCAGGCTGTAGCCGAGGCGGGCAGTACCGTGCCAATCACTGATGAGCAGTTCGGTGTCGCGAATACCGCCGTAGGTGTCGTCGCACAGCGCCTCGGGGGCATTGCGGTCCATCAGCACCTTGCCGGCCAGCATGCGCAAGTCGCGCTCGCAGCAGGCCGAAAAGAACGCTTCCACCGAGGTGGGGTGGCTGGAGCAGAACACCTGGGCGGTGGTGGTGCCGACCCGCAGCATCTCGTCGAGGAAGGCGTTGGAGATGACATCAGCGCGTTCGCGCTGGGCGAAACTGCACTCCTCGGG encodes:
- a CDS encoding NCS2 family permease, translated to MEPTSSLADRAEDQSTARASGQGNWLDTYFGASRRGSSVKTEILAGIATFLASMYIIVVNPAILSDAGIPFSAALSATVLISFMSSLAMGLYARNPILVAPGMGMNALFTYTLVLGAGLSWEVALGCVFWSGVMFATLAMFNVREAIIEAIPPSLRYAITCGIGLFITFIGFKNAGFIVGSDATLVTLGNMDASLITFFIGMMATAIMVIMRFNGALILGIALTTLLATPMGRLWGGDVVVEWSGLAAWPDFSAVMKVDIWGALKVAYLPFIFVMLFTNFFDALSCFMALSESADLKDKNGNPRNLKRSMTVDAFASMIAAPLGTSAAQTFIESGAGVAQGGRTGLVAVTIAFLFLPFLFLSPLLSLVPGIATAPALVLVGLFMLAPISKIDWTRFEQAFPAFLAIILMPLTYSITLGIAFGFLSFVLIKLATGKISDIKPAMWVSAALSVVMLVTTH
- the guaD gene encoding guanine deaminase codes for the protein MTNNDSRVIRAELLSFDADPGEGDKPAEGSMRHYADGALWLENGRIKAIDDYATMAPRLPEGIETVDHRGKLVMPGFIDSHVHYVQLEIMASYGRQLLDWLNEYTFPEECSFAQRERADVISNAFLDEMLRVGTTTAQVFCSSHPTSVEAFFSACCERDLRMLAGKVLMDRNAPEALCDDTYGGIRDTELLISDWHGTARLGYSLTPRFAPTSTREQLDATGGLLRNDESLWLQTHLSENPGELDWVAELFPESRDYLEVYEQSGLVGPRSTFAHGIHLDQDMRTRLADRGANLAFCPSSNMFLGSGLFDRLAARDVGLNITYASDVGGGTDLSGLATLKAAYQVGQLRGQPLTAWQGLYGLTLGNAKALSLNGKIGRFAPGMEADFVVIDPDGSPLLARRHARCTTLGERLFALMMLGDDRSILETWTSGCCQHRR